In Deinococcus planocerae, the following are encoded in one genomic region:
- a CDS encoding metallophosphoesterase — MNRPVVIIPDLHGRADLLAAAVGYAGDTFGPDTHFLSLGDAIDRGLHSVDCAEILLDLHRQGRATLLMGNHERMAWEGLKWYRRFQETGDPGDYRRALEGFRWWMGNGGESVRRELGGLTLERFPAPLAEYLDVLRRVVYVTASGEVVGEPPAGLSVLVAHASPPVPHRQYPNPEAAALWLRPFDGPFPLPSGVTYSVHGHTPVQSPVQVDRHVYLDLGAYETGRLALLPVNVLSPPPVTILYGPGDPGAARRYAAFGEALPTRPVPLPAVY, encoded by the coding sequence GTGAACCGTCCCGTCGTCATCATCCCCGACCTGCACGGGCGGGCGGACCTCCTCGCGGCGGCGGTGGGCTACGCGGGGGACACCTTCGGGCCCGACACGCACTTCCTGAGCCTGGGGGACGCCATCGACCGGGGGCTGCACAGCGTGGACTGCGCCGAGATTCTGCTCGACCTGCACCGCCAGGGCCGGGCGACCCTGTTGATGGGCAACCACGAGCGGATGGCCTGGGAGGGACTCAAGTGGTACCGCCGCTTCCAGGAGACGGGCGACCCCGGCGACTACCGCCGCGCGCTGGAGGGCTTCCGCTGGTGGATGGGCAACGGCGGCGAGAGCGTGCGCCGCGAGCTCGGCGGGCTGACCCTGGAACGCTTCCCCGCCCCCCTCGCCGAATACCTGGATGTGTTGCGCCGGGTGGTGTACGTCACCGCGAGCGGCGAGGTGGTGGGCGAGCCGCCCGCCGGGCTGAGCGTCCTCGTGGCGCACGCGAGCCCGCCCGTGCCGCACCGCCAGTACCCCAACCCCGAGGCGGCGGCGCTGTGGCTGCGGCCCTTCGACGGGCCCTTCCCGCTGCCCTCCGGGGTGACGTACAGCGTGCACGGGCACACGCCCGTCCAGTCCCCGGTGCAGGTGGACCGCCACGTCTACCTCGACCTGGGGGCCTACGAGACCGGGCGGCTCGCCCTGCTGCCGGTCAACGTGCTCTCGCCGCCGCCCGTGACCATCCTGTATGGTCCGGGGGACCCCGGGGCGGCGCGGCGGTACGCGGCCTTCGGGGAGGCGCTGCCCACCCGGCCCGTGCCCCTGCCCGCCGTCTACTGA
- a CDS encoding metallophosphoesterase, translated as MTRPDSPPVTRRRVLRGLLGGGAALGALGGAGAAQAYAFGVTREQATLPGLRSPLRAAFLTDLHYGLYVGPGSVRAWVDATNAERPDLVLLGGDFLDIPSGDSPAALFPELARLRAPLGVYGVWGNHDYDSFGRRDSRRGGRARPDWEARRESLTAEFARAGVTLLVNTGQAVRDDLWLGGVNDFWQRDADPAAALAGAGERATLLLSHNPDVLPELPARVGLTLCGHTHGGQIRLPLVGAVHVPSRYGGRYAMGWVQGAFESPAYVSRGLGTSGVPIRNLCEPEVTVLTLTGE; from the coding sequence ATGACCCGCCCCGACTCCCCCCCCGTCACCCGCCGCCGGGTGCTGCGCGGCCTGCTGGGCGGCGGCGCGGCCCTGGGGGCCCTCGGCGGGGCGGGCGCGGCGCAGGCCTACGCCTTCGGCGTGACGCGGGAGCAGGCGACCCTGCCGGGCCTGCGTTCTCCCCTGCGCGCCGCCTTCCTCACCGACCTGCACTACGGGCTGTATGTCGGCCCCGGAAGCGTGCGCGCCTGGGTGGACGCCACGAACGCCGAGCGCCCCGACCTCGTGCTGCTGGGGGGCGACTTCCTCGACATCCCTTCCGGCGACTCGCCCGCCGCCCTCTTTCCCGAACTCGCCCGGCTGCGCGCGCCGCTGGGGGTGTACGGCGTGTGGGGCAACCACGACTACGACTCCTTCGGGCGCCGCGACTCGCGCCGGGGAGGCCGCGCCCGCCCCGACTGGGAGGCGCGGCGGGAGAGCCTGACCGCCGAGTTCGCCCGCGCGGGCGTCACCCTGCTCGTGAACACCGGGCAGGCGGTCCGGGACGACCTCTGGCTGGGCGGCGTGAACGACTTCTGGCAGCGCGACGCCGACCCGGCGGCGGCCCTGGCGGGGGCGGGGGAGCGGGCCACCCTGCTCCTGAGCCACAACCCCGACGTGCTGCCCGAGCTGCCCGCCCGCGTCGGCCTGACCCTGTGCGGGCACACCCACGGGGGCCAGATTCGCCTGCCGCTCGTCGGCGCCGTGCACGTGCCCAGCCGCTACGGGGGGCGCTACGCGATGGGCTGGGTGCAGGGGGCCTTCGAGAGCCCCGCCTACGTCAGCCGCGGCCTGGGCACGAGCGGCGTGCCAATCCGCAACCTCTGCGAGCCGGAGGTCACGGTGCTCACGCTGACGGGGGAGTGA
- a CDS encoding BglII/BstYI family type II restriction endonuclease, with amino-acid sequence MALDLIPASLREKYEVHEWRHACAILAADFPSEWNDLLELLGSFWLCRSWLTSGGGNKSRVADAIDRFLAERGWREKKFDTAVTVDGVRKDSPTHRVDCFKNRVALEVEWNNKDPFFDRDLNNFRLLFDLRAISVGVIITRCDHLQDIFNRLGRGSSYGMSTTHMSKLLPRIEGGSGAGCPILVVGISERVYREDC; translated from the coding sequence GTGGCGCTTGATTTGATTCCCGCTTCCCTCCGCGAGAAGTACGAGGTGCATGAGTGGAGGCACGCCTGCGCCATCCTGGCCGCCGACTTCCCAAGCGAGTGGAACGACCTGTTGGAACTGCTCGGCAGTTTTTGGCTGTGCCGGTCCTGGCTTACGTCGGGCGGGGGCAACAAGAGCCGCGTGGCCGACGCCATCGACCGGTTTTTGGCAGAGCGGGGCTGGCGCGAGAAGAAATTCGACACGGCGGTCACCGTGGACGGGGTACGCAAAGACAGCCCCACGCACAGGGTGGACTGCTTCAAGAATCGAGTCGCTCTAGAGGTCGAGTGGAACAACAAAGATCCTTTCTTCGACCGTGATCTGAACAACTTCCGGTTGCTTTTCGACCTGCGGGCCATCAGCGTGGGGGTCATCATTACCCGCTGTGATCACCTGCAAGACATCTTCAACCGTCTGGGGCGGGGAAGCAGCTACGGCATGAGTACCACGCACATGAGCAAGCTGCTGCCCCGCATTGAGGGCGGCAGCGGCGCGGGCTGCCCCATTCTGGTGGTCGGGATCAGCGAGCGGGTCTACCGGGAGGACTGCTGA